The stretch of DNA GTGATTACGGCGGCGGCGAAGGCTGCGGGGAAGCCGGTTACGGGGCTGGAGACGGCGGAGCAGCAGCTGGGGTATTTCGGGGGGCTTTCGCAGACCGCGCAGATGCAGTTTCTGGGGAGCACGATCGACGAGTTGCCTAAGTTGGAGACGACGATGGCGACTATGGTGGATGAATGGGCGAAGGGTGATCCCGAGGCTTTGGCGCGCGAGATGAACGATAGTTTGAAGGACTCGCCGGAGGTGGCGAAGGTGTTGCTGGTGGATCGCAATGCGCGCTGGGCCGAGTGGGTCGCGAACCGGATGAAGTCGCCGGGGACTGTGTTTGTTGCGGTTGGGGCGGGGCATTTGGCTGGGGCCGATAGTGTGCAGGCGCAGTTGGCTAAGCTTGGGGTGAAGGCGGAGCGGGTGAAGTATTGAGGTGATGAACCCCTCTCCCTTCGGGGAGAGGGGGGGCCCGCTGCGAAGCAGTGGGAGGGCGAGGGCACGGGTCCGCCACAAGCACGTGCCCTCACCCTTCCGGCGCAAGCGCGCCTCCCTCCCTCTCCCCCGAGGGGAGAGGGGTAGAATTGCTTTTCCCCCTTATCTCAGCTATGCGCCCGCGCTTCCGGTCCATGGTCATCCCTGGAGGCGTGGGCGGGAAGGACAACAAACGAGTTTCGGAGAATATCGATGAGCGACCAGTTGACGCTCGCAGCCGAGACGCGTGACCGGGTTGGCAAGGGAGCCTCCCGGGCGCTGCGTCGTGATGGCCGCGTGCCTGCCGTGATCTACGGCCTGAATCAGGAACCCACCTCGGTTCACCTCGAGGAAAAGGCGCTGATGAAAGCGCTGATGACCGGCCACTTCATGAATTCCGTCGTGATGGTCAACGGCGTGCGTACGCTGCCGAAGGACGTCTCGTTCCACCCGGTTTCGGATCGCCCGATCCATGTCGACTTCCTGCGCATCGGCGAGCATTCGACCGTGACGGTCGCCGTGCCGATCGTGTTCACCGACGAGGACGACGCACCGGGCATCAAGAAGGGCAAGGGCGTCCTCAACATCACGCGCCACGAGGTCGAACTGGTCGTCGACGCTTCGGACATCCCGAGCGAGATCACGATTTCGCTCGCCGGTCTGGAGATCGGTGATTCGATCCACATCAGCGACGTCAAGCTGCCCAAGGGCGCGACGCCCGCGATCGACGACCGCGACTTCGCGATCGCCACGATCGTGCCGCCGACCGTCCCGACCGTCGAGGACGAAGAGCTCGAGGCCGAGGTTGCCGAAGCACAGGCTGCCGAGGCTGCTGCCGAGGAAGAGACCCCGGTCGAGCCGAACGACGATAACAACGACGACGACAAGATCACGCCGCAGAAGAAGGACTGAGGGTTCAGCCCTTCGTCTTAGGATGATCTGGCGGGCGGGAAAGCTAGGGCTTTCCCGCCCGTTTCGTTTTATATCACATCCGTCCGACCAATGCCGCCCCGCCCCCGTCATCCCCGCGTAGGCGGGGAACCAGACCCTCGGACTTCAGCTATGGAAGCGCGAGGCTAGCCAGTATGGGTTCCCGCCTCCGCGGGAATGACGGTTAGGGGCGTGGGGCAGCGATCACTTCCAGGAGAATACCACGTGCAGATCTGGGCGGGACTCGGCAATCCGGGGGCGCAATATGCGATGCACCGGCACAATGTCGGGTTCATGGTCGCCGACGCGATCGCCGAGGTGCATGGCTTCGGCGCGGTCAAGAAGCAGTTCCAGGGATGGACGCAGGAGGGGCGGATCGGCTCGACCAAGATCCTGCTGTTGAAGCCCGCGACCTTCATGAACGAGAACGGTCGCGCGATCGGCGAGGCGCTGCGGTTCTACAAGCTGGGCGTCGAGGCACTGACGGTGTTCCACGACGAACTCGACATCGCGCCGTTCCGCGTGAAGGTGAAGACCGGCGGCGGGACCGCGGGACATAATGGCTTGCGCTCGACCGACCAGCATCTTGGGCCGGAGTTTCGGCGCGTGCGGCTGGGGATCGGGCATCCGGGGCACAAGGATCGCGTGACCGGCTATGTGCTCGGCAATTACGCGAAGGCCGAGATCGAGCCGTTGAGCGACATGCTCGGCGCGGTCGCGGCGGAAGCGAAGTGGCTGGCGGAGGGCGACGACGTCCGCTTCATGAACGATGTCGCGTTGAGGATGCAGATATGACCACCCGATCCTTGTTTGCCACGCGGTTCTACGAGGCCGATCTCGGGGACGATGATCTGGTCGAGGAACTGGAGGATGCCGCGCTCGAACTGGCGAAGGCCGATCGCGCGGGTGTCGCGTGGTCGAAGGCGCACGGGTATCGCGGGTACACGTCGTATGCGTCGCTGAACGACCTGCCGCTGCGCGATCCGCGGTTCGGGGATCTGGTGCGATTGCTGAACAAGCATGTCGCGCAGTTCGCTAAGGACTGTGCGTTCGATCTGGGTGGGCGGAAGTTGAAGCTCGACAGCTTCTGGGTGAACGTCCTGAAGCCGGGCGGCGCGCATTCCGGGCATATTCATCCGCATAGCGTCGTGTCGGGGACGATGTACGTGGCGATTCCCGAGGGGGCTGGGGCACTGAAGCTGGAGGATCCGCGGTTGCCTATGATGATGGCGGCGCCGACTCGGCTGGAGGATGCGCCGGAGGATCTGCGGACGTTCGTTTATGCCGAGCCTAAGCCGGGGAGTGTGTTTTTGTGGGAGAGCTGGCTTAGGCATGAGGTCGTGCCGAATGCGGCCAAGGGCGAGCGGATCAGTATCAGTTTTAATTATCGGTGGTGAGCGGGGTGCCGCTCGCCGCTACCTCGTCATCCTGACGAAAGTCAGGACCCAGGGTTACGAACCCCCGCGCTTTTGGCTCTGGGTCCTGACTTTCGTCAGGATGACGAGGTGGTGTTTTCCTGCGGACGCTGGAACCCAGGGTTACATAGTGCGACGTTCCTGACCCTGGGCTCCTGCGTTCGCAGGAGAACGGCGTTCTATCGAAAGGGGGCGGCAGTCTGTTAGCCCCGCCCCCGCCCGGTTACGCCGTCTTCATCGACGCCATGTCGATGACGAAGCGGTACTTCACGTCGCTCTTCACCATGCGCTCGTAGGACGGTTCGATCTCGTCCATGCGGATCATCTCGATGTCCGACACCAGGCCGTGCTCGTTACAGAAATCGAGCATCT from Sphingomonas faeni encodes:
- a CDS encoding 50S ribosomal protein L25/general stress protein Ctc, coding for MSDQLTLAAETRDRVGKGASRALRRDGRVPAVIYGLNQEPTSVHLEEKALMKALMTGHFMNSVVMVNGVRTLPKDVSFHPVSDRPIHVDFLRIGEHSTVTVAVPIVFTDEDDAPGIKKGKGVLNITRHEVELVVDASDIPSEITISLAGLEIGDSIHISDVKLPKGATPAIDDRDFAIATIVPPTVPTVEDEELEAEVAEAQAAEAAAEEETPVEPNDDNNDDDKITPQKKD
- the pth gene encoding aminoacyl-tRNA hydrolase; the encoded protein is MQIWAGLGNPGAQYAMHRHNVGFMVADAIAEVHGFGAVKKQFQGWTQEGRIGSTKILLLKPATFMNENGRAIGEALRFYKLGVEALTVFHDELDIAPFRVKVKTGGGTAGHNGLRSTDQHLGPEFRRVRLGIGHPGHKDRVTGYVLGNYAKAEIEPLSDMLGAVAAEAKWLAEGDDVRFMNDVALRMQI
- a CDS encoding TIGR02466 family protein; this encodes MTTRSLFATRFYEADLGDDDLVEELEDAALELAKADRAGVAWSKAHGYRGYTSYASLNDLPLRDPRFGDLVRLLNKHVAQFAKDCAFDLGGRKLKLDSFWVNVLKPGGAHSGHIHPHSVVSGTMYVAIPEGAGALKLEDPRLPMMMAAPTRLEDAPEDLRTFVYAEPKPGSVFLWESWLRHEVVPNAAKGERISISFNYRW